From a single Raphanus sativus cultivar WK10039 chromosome 3, ASM80110v3, whole genome shotgun sequence genomic region:
- the LOC108845547 gene encoding uncharacterized protein LOC108845547 produces the protein MVSIMTLVLFVSSESARAATLIVSNQMQRHANVSVFVTCQGTSPRISESIPLGQVSLIKIPPTSGQNATDDISPVAGENDKPARSRVSQWAFCVGTFGGEAQFSPAERMYRLYNSDKGSTVSIVVAKDDGFYCWDNDKNFWYRCTMIIFI, from the coding sequence ATGGTATCGATCATGACCCTAGTGCTCTTTGTTAGCTCTGAATCCGCACGAGCCGCCACTCTGATTGTATCCAACCAGATGCAGAGACATGCTAATGTTTCCGTTTTCGTAACGTGCCAGGGCACAAGTCCTAGGATCTCTGAATCCATACCTTTGGGTCAAGTCTCGTTGATAAAGATCCCACCCACTAGCGGACAAAATGCGACTGATGATATCTCACCCGTTGCTGGAGAAAATGATAAACCGGCAAGATCTAGAGTGTCGCAGTGGGCATTTTGCGTTGGAACATTTGGGGGTGAAGCACAATTCTCGCCCGCTGAGAGGATGTACCGTTTGTACAATTCAGACAAAGGTTCTACGGTGAGTATAGTCGTTGCAAAAGACGATGGGTTTTACTGTTGGGACAATGACAAGAATTTTTGGTATAGGTGTACTATGATCATTTTCATCTAA
- the LOC108845548 gene encoding uncharacterized protein LOC108845548 → MDTLIMVSIMTLVLFVSSESARAATLIVSNQMQRRANVSVFVTCQGTSPRISESIPLGQVSLIKIPPTSGQNATDDISPVAGENDKPARSRVSQWAFCVGTFGGEAQFSPAERMYRLYNSDKGSTVSIVVAKDDGFYCWDNDKNFWYRCTMIIFI, encoded by the coding sequence ATGGACACTCTTATAATGGTATCGATCATGACCCTAGTGCTCTTTGTTAGCTCTGAATCCGCACGAGCCGCCACTCTGATTGTATCCAACCAGATGCAGAGACGTGCTAATGTTTCCGTTTTTGTAACGTGCCAGGGCACAAGTCCTAGGATCTCTGAATCCATACCTTTGGGTCAAGTCTCGTTGATAAAGATCCCACCCACTAGCGGACAAAATGCGACTGATGATATCTCACCCGTTGCTGGAGAAAATGATAAACCGGCGAGATCTAGAGTGTCGCAGTGGGCATTTTGCGTTGGAACATTTGGGGGTGAAGCACAATTCTCGCCCGCTGAGAGGATGTACCGTTTGTACAATTCAGACAAAGGTTCTACGGTGAGTATAGTCGTTGCAAAAGATGATGGGTTTTACTGTTGGGACAATGACAAGAATTTTTGGTATAGGTGTACTATGATCATTTTCATCTAA